GCAAGCCGGCGAGCATCACCGTCCAGGCGGGGAACAACCAGTCGGCCGCCGTCGGCACCGCCGTCACCACCGCTCCGTCGGTGCTGGTGAAGGATGCCGCCGGTAATCCGGTGCAAGGCATCAGCGTGGTGTTCACCGTCGCGAGCGGCGGCGGCTCGGTGACCAACGCCGTCGCGACGACCAACGCGCAGGGCATCGCCACCGTCGGCAGCTTCACGCTCGGCAGCACCGCGGGTGCGAACACGCTGACCGCGCAGGTCGTCGATCCCACGCTGACATCGCCGCTCACGACCAGCTTCACGGCGACCGGCACCGCAGGCGCCGCCTCGCGCGTGACGGCGCAGCGCGGCACGAACATCTCCGGCGTGGCCGGCGTCGCGCTCGGTGCGACGAACCTGCCGCAGGTGCTGGTGACCGACGCGAACAACAATCCCGTCGCTGGCGCCCAGGTGACGTTCACGGTCACGAGTGGTGGCGGCACGGTGACCGGCGCGACGCAGACGACGAACGCGCAGGGCATCGCGACGCTCGGCGGCCTCACGCTCGGTCAGACGGTCGGACCGAACATCATCACGGCGAACGTGCAGGGCGTCGGCAGCACCGTGTTCACGATCGCCGGCACGGCCGGCGCGCCGGCCACGGTGACGATCCAGAGCGGCAACAACCAGTCGGTGCCCGCAGGATCGCCGCTCACCGCGGCGCCGTCGGTGCTCGTGCGCGACCAGTTCGGCAACCCCGTGTCGGGCGTGACGGTGACGTTCGTGCCGACGAGCGGCAATGGCTCGGTGCTCGGCGGCACGCAGACGACGAACGCGCAGGGCATCGCCGCGGCCGGCGGCTTCACGGTCGGCGCGACGCCGGGGACGAACACGTTCGAGGCGCGCGTCGCCGGCCTGCCGCCCGCGGTGTTCACCGCGACCGGTCAGGCGGGCGCGCCGGCGACGATCACGAAGGTCACGCCGGACACGGTCGTCGTGACGGCGTTCTCGCAATCCGGTCCGTTCACGGTGCTCGTGCGCGACGCCGCGGGCTTCCCGGTGCAGGGCCAGACCGTGACGTTCGCCATCGACTCGGCGAAGGCCGGGACGCTCACCGCGACGTCGGTGCAGACGAACGCGCAGGGCCAGGCGAGCGTGCGACTCGACGCCGGCGCGGTGATCGACACCGCGGTCGTCACGGCGAACGTCGGCAACCTGAACGCGGTGGTGTTCATCGCCGTCGTGCAGCAGAACGTTCCGACGATCGTGCGCGAGGTCCAGGGCAACGGCCAGTCGGCGACGGCGGGCACCATGGTCGGCATCAACCCGACGGTCGAGGTGCGCGACGCGAACGGCAGGCCGGTGGCGGGCGTGCTGGTGAACTTCCAGGTGAACCCGGGGAACCAGGGCGCCGGCCTCCTGCCGCTCAGCAATGACGTGATCCCGATCAACAACGGCTTCTCGGTGCCGACGGACGTGAACGGGCGCGCGGCCGTGGGCTGGCAGCTCGGTGGCGCGCCGGGGCAGAACATCCTGAACGCGACCGTCTCCGCCCCCAGCATCACGAACAACCCGATCGTGTTCACGGCGACGGGTACGGCGATCCCGACGTCGGCGGTCGTCACCATCTTCGCGGGCGACGCGCAGACGGCGCCGGCCGGGACGCTGGTGCCGACGCAGCCGGCCGTGCTCGTGAAGAACGCGGCGGGTCAGCCGCTCGCCGGCGTGACGGTGCAGTTCATCCCGAACGGCAACGGCACCGTCTCGAACCCGACCGCGCAGACCGACGCGAACGGTATCGCGCGCATCTCGTGGCGCCTGAGCACGCAGCCCGGCCCGAACTCGCTCTCGGCGTCGGTCGTGGGCCTCGGCGTCGGCGTGGTGTTCAACGCGATCGGCCAGTAAGCTCGCAGTCGTGCTCGACGCGCGGGCCCGGAGCGATCGCTCCGGGCCCGCGCTCACGTGCTCCCCTCACACGTCCACCGGGTACGCTCCGATGGCCCAGCTCTCGTCGTTCGACGTCACGACCGGCGTCGATCTCCAGGAAGTGGACAACGCCGTGAACCAGGCGCAGAAGGAGATCGCGCAGCGATACGACTTCAAGGGATCGCGCGCCGAGATCGATTTCCGCCGCGGCGAGGAGCTGCTCGCGCTGACGGCGGACAGCGAGTTCCAGATGACCGCGCTGTTCGACGTGCTGCAGTCGAAGCTGATTCGCCGCGGCGTACCGGTGAAGAACCTCGACATCGGCGAGATCAAGCAGGCGGGCGGCGACACCGTACGCCGCGAAATCAAGCTGAAGACCGCGCTCGATTCGGAGACCGCGCGCAAGGTCGCCGCGGACATCAAGGCCGCGAAGCTGAAGAAGGTGCAGGCGGCGATCCAGGGCGATCAGGTGCGCGTCAGCGCGCCGTCGCGCGACGAGCTGCAGGAAGCGATCGCGGTGCTGCGGAAGGGCGACTACGGCGTGGAGCTGAAGTTCGGGAACTATCGATGATGCGCCGGGTGGTCACATCGCTCGTGCTGCTCACCGCCATCGGCTGCGGGAGCGACGAGCCGGTCGTGGTGACGAAGGGTCCATCGTTCACCGTGGACCCGACGTCGGTGCGGGTCGGCATCGGACAGACGCAGCGAGTGACGGTGCACGGTTTCGGTGGCGAATCGATCGCGCTCGCGTTCCGGTCCGCGGATTCGTGCGTCGCGCAGGTCACGACGGATGGAGTGGTCCTCGGCGTCGGCGCGGGCATCACGACGCTGAACATCGATGTCGTGCACGGCGGTCAGCGCATTCCGGTGACGCTGCCGGTCACCGTCGCGGAGCTCGCGGTCCTGCGCCTAACGATCCAGTCGATCACCACCGGATCGCCGCCGACCGCGGTGGACCTCGCGGCGGTGCGCGGCCTGGTGACGGTGACGGCGAACGTCGATCCGACGACGTTCGCGACCGTCGAGCTGCGGCTCGCGGGCCGCTCCGTCGAGACACGGCCGGTGCCGCAGGCTGCACCAGACGCTCCGGTCGCACCGGTGGTGTTCACCGTGAACACCGCGGCGCGCGACGCGGCCGGGGCGCCGCTGTACCCGAACGGCCCGCAGCAGCTGCAGCTCGTCGGCACGCGCTCGCCGCCGGCGCCGGGCTGCGCGCCGCGGACCGGGTCGATCGTGCAGGCGCTGACGCTCGCGAACCCGTGACGGCGGTCGGTTGAGGGATCGGGAACGTTCGGCTAAGTTGCGGAGTAGCAAGCAGTTCTGCGTGTCACCGCCGTTCCTCGAGCCACCTCCGTCGTGAAAGTCGCTCTCGTCACCCTCGGCTGCGACAAGAACACCGTCGACAGCGAGCGCTATCTCGCCCAGCTCGTCGCGCACGGCGCGCAGCCGACCGACGATCTGGAGGCGGCCGAGGTGATCCTCGTGAACACGTGCGGCTTCATCGACGCGGCGAAGCAGGAGTCGATAGACGCCATCGTCGACGCGGGGCGGCTCAAGGTGGACGGCGCGTGTCAGGCCGTGGTCGCGGTGGGCTGCATGGTGCAGCGGCACAAGAGCGAGCTGGCCGAGGCGCTGCCGGAGGTCGACCTGTTCCTCGGCGCGTCGGAGGTCGATCGCCTGATCCCGGAGCTCGCGGCGCGCGGCGTGGTGTCGCCCGACCCGCTGGTCGCACATCCCGGCGTGCGGCTGTTCGCCGGCGAGCTGCCGCACGTGCGCTACCTCAAGGTGAGCGAGGGGTGCGATCACGGGTGCGCGTTCTGCGCGATCCCGCTCATGCGCGGGCGCCATCGCTCGTTCTCGCTCGACGAGATCGTGCGCGAGGCGCAGCTGCTGGAGCTGCAGGGCGCGCGCGAGGTGAACCTCGTGGCGCAGGATCTCGCGCACTACGGGCGCGACCGCCGCGACGGCACGCGGCTACCCGAGCTGCTCGAGGCGCTCGTGCGCGAGACGTCGATTCCGTGGATCCGCAATCTCTACCTGTACTCGACGGGGATCACGCCGCGGCTGCTCGAGGTGATCGCGGCGAACCCGCGCATCCTGCGCTACCTCGACATGCCGATGCAGCACGCGTCGGACGCGGTGCTGGAGCGCATGCGCCGCCCCGAGCGGCAGCGCACGATCCGCGAGAAAGTCGCGCGCTTCCGCGCCGCCGTGCCCGACCTCGCGATCCGCACGACGTGCATCGTCGGCTTCCCGGGCGAGACCGAGGCCGACTTCCAGCAGCTGCTCGACTTCCTCGAGGAGATCCGCTTCGATCGCGTCGGCGCGTTCACGTACTCGCCGCAGGAGGGCACGCGCGCGTACGCGATGGTCGACGACGTGCCGGAGGCGATCAAGCGCGAGCGCCTCGAGCGCCTAACGGATCTGCAGCGCGCGATCACGGCGGAGCGCTACGAGGAGTACGCGGGACGCACGACGACGCTGCTCGTCGACCGCGCGGCCGCGGACGGCGAGCCCGCGCAGGCGCGCGCGCCGTGGCAGGCGGACGACGTGGACGGCGTGACGTGGCTCGACACCGATGCCGCCGCGGGCTCGTTCGTGGAAGCGCGGATCGACGAGGTGGCGGACGACTACGACTTCGTGGCGACGCCGTTGCGCGTGGTGTCGGCATGGTCCGCGCGCCGACCGGGCCGCAGGCGCGCGCTGCCGACGATCGCGTTGCCGACGGTCGGGAGCTACGGTCGATAAGCCCGGAGTCGGCGCGCACGCACCACGGGCCACACGCGAACCCGGAGACGCTCGGATGCAGTGGACGCGGAACGTGGGCCGGGCGCTGACCGCGGCGACGTTAGGCGCCGTGCTGGCGATGGCGTGTGCGCAGCGCGCCGGGCCGCGGGCCTCACGCCCGACGCCGCCGCGCAGCTCGGCGGGTGGCGAGGTGGCGGCGTTGCTCAACGGACGCGTGGCGCGCGTGGCGCTCGCCACCGGCGCGACGCTCCCCGTGTTCGGTGGCACCGGCGAGTGGCGCGTGTTCGGCGAGGACGCGCGCTCGCCGCTCGCGCGCGTGAGCGGGGGCATGGAGTGGCGCGTGGAGCGGCGCGGGCTGCAGCTGCGCGCGGTGGGCCCCGACGGCGCGACGCCGTGGCGCGACGGGCCGCTGGTCGCGCGCGCGACGACGTCCGACGGCTATCTCACGTTCAACGGCCGGCGCTGGCGCGGCGAGCTGTGGGCGCACGCGACGAACGCGGGCATCGCGGTCGTGAATCGCGTCGCGGTGGAGGACTATCTGCGCGGCGTGGTGCCGCTGGAGCTCGACGCGCCCGCACCGGCGGATGCCGCGGCGCTGCAGGCGCAGGCCGTGGCGGCGCGCAGCTACGTGTACAGCCGCCTGCCCGAGTTCGAGCCGCGCGACGTCGCGATCCGTCAGGCCGCGCTGCCGTACGACCTGCGCGCGACGACGAGCGACCAGGTGTACGGCGGCGTCGACGCCGAGCGTGCCGCGGCCGATCGCGCGGTTGCGAGCACGACGGGGCTCGTCATCCGCTATGCGGGCGCCGTGGTGTCGGCGCCGTATCACTCGTCGTGCGGCGGCAGCACCGCGGATCCCGACGAGCTGTGGCAGTCGGAGAACGAGCCATGGCTGCGGCGCGTGAGCGATCGCATCCCGGGCACGGATCGCTATTACTGCGACATCGCGCCGCGCTTCCGGTGGACGCGCACGTGGGACGAGGCGACGCTGCGCGGCGTGCTCGATCGCTACCTGCGCGCGGGCAGCGGTGCACGCGTGCCGGTGGGCGCCGTGCGCGACGTCGCGGTGTCGTCGCGCACGGCCAGCGGCCGGGTCGGCGTGCTGTCGATCGCGACGGACGGAGGACGCGCGCTGCTGCGCGGCAACGACATTCGCTTCGCCGTGCGCTCGGTCGGTGGCGATATCCTGCCGAGCACCTATTTTTCCGTCGACGCGGAGCGGGGCGCGGACGGGCGCCTCGCGCGCCTGACGATTCGCGGAAATGGCAACGGTCACGGAGTGGGGATGTGTCAGTGGGGCGCCGTCGGGCGCGCGCGTGCCGGCCAGGACTTCCGCGCGATCCTGCGGGCGTACTTCCCGGGCGCGACGGTGGAGCGCGCGGAATGAGGCGCGCGTGACGCGCGCGACGCGTGCGACGCACGGGGCTCGCGGGGCTCGCGGGGCTCGGGCGCGCGCGTGGGGTCTCGTCGTCGGTGTGCCCGTCGCGTGCGCGACGCTCGGCGCGCGCGGTGCGGCCGCGCAGGTGCCGACGCCCTCGACGCCACGGCGCGACACGATCCCCCGACGCGACTCCCTCCCGCGCCGCGACTCGCTGCCGATCGCGCCGTCGGACTCCGCGATGCGCGAC
This DNA window, taken from Gemmatirosa kalamazoonensis, encodes the following:
- a CDS encoding beta strand repeat-containing protein encodes the protein MRLFRPRALARVALLGAFVVATACDNTTEPTNPSSIVAVGSQTVTGRAGDAVQVTVRVLNSNGNPLSGQGVTFTPTTGTANPSTVSTDANGQATTTWTLGTAVGTQTLNATVAGVTPITFSATVSPGKPASITVQAGNNQSAAVGTAVTTAPSVLVKDAAGNPVQGISVVFTVASGGGSVTNAVATTNAQGIATVGSFTLGSTAGANTLTAQVVDPTLTSPLTTSFTATGTAGAASRVTAQRGTNISGVAGVALGATNLPQVLVTDANNNPVAGAQVTFTVTSGGGTVTGATQTTNAQGIATLGGLTLGQTVGPNIITANVQGVGSTVFTIAGTAGAPATVTIQSGNNQSVPAGSPLTAAPSVLVRDQFGNPVSGVTVTFVPTSGNGSVLGGTQTTNAQGIAAAGGFTVGATPGTNTFEARVAGLPPAVFTATGQAGAPATITKVTPDTVVVTAFSQSGPFTVLVRDAAGFPVQGQTVTFAIDSAKAGTLTATSVQTNAQGQASVRLDAGAVIDTAVVTANVGNLNAVVFIAVVQQNVPTIVREVQGNGQSATAGTMVGINPTVEVRDANGRPVAGVLVNFQVNPGNQGAGLLPLSNDVIPINNGFSVPTDVNGRAAVGWQLGGAPGQNILNATVSAPSITNNPIVFTATGTAIPTSAVVTIFAGDAQTAPAGTLVPTQPAVLVKNAAGQPLAGVTVQFIPNGNGTVSNPTAQTDANGIARISWRLSTQPGPNSLSASVVGLGVGVVFNAIGQ
- a CDS encoding YajQ family cyclic di-GMP-binding protein, with the protein product MAQLSSFDVTTGVDLQEVDNAVNQAQKEIAQRYDFKGSRAEIDFRRGEELLALTADSEFQMTALFDVLQSKLIRRGVPVKNLDIGEIKQAGGDTVRREIKLKTALDSETARKVAADIKAAKLKKVQAAIQGDQVRVSAPSRDELQEAIAVLRKGDYGVELKFGNYR
- the rimO gene encoding 30S ribosomal protein S12 methylthiotransferase RimO, producing the protein MKVALVTLGCDKNTVDSERYLAQLVAHGAQPTDDLEAAEVILVNTCGFIDAAKQESIDAIVDAGRLKVDGACQAVVAVGCMVQRHKSELAEALPEVDLFLGASEVDRLIPELAARGVVSPDPLVAHPGVRLFAGELPHVRYLKVSEGCDHGCAFCAIPLMRGRHRSFSLDEIVREAQLLELQGAREVNLVAQDLAHYGRDRRDGTRLPELLEALVRETSIPWIRNLYLYSTGITPRLLEVIAANPRILRYLDMPMQHASDAVLERMRRPERQRTIREKVARFRAAVPDLAIRTTCIVGFPGETEADFQQLLDFLEEIRFDRVGAFTYSPQEGTRAYAMVDDVPEAIKRERLERLTDLQRAITAERYEEYAGRTTTLLVDRAAADGEPAQARAPWQADDVDGVTWLDTDAAAGSFVEARIDEVADDYDFVATPLRVVSAWSARRPGRRRALPTIALPTVGSYGR
- a CDS encoding SpoIID/LytB domain-containing protein, which codes for MQWTRNVGRALTAATLGAVLAMACAQRAGPRASRPTPPRSSAGGEVAALLNGRVARVALATGATLPVFGGTGEWRVFGEDARSPLARVSGGMEWRVERRGLQLRAVGPDGATPWRDGPLVARATTSDGYLTFNGRRWRGELWAHATNAGIAVVNRVAVEDYLRGVVPLELDAPAPADAAALQAQAVAARSYVYSRLPEFEPRDVAIRQAALPYDLRATTSDQVYGGVDAERAAADRAVASTTGLVIRYAGAVVSAPYHSSCGGSTADPDELWQSENEPWLRRVSDRIPGTDRYYCDIAPRFRWTRTWDEATLRGVLDRYLRAGSGARVPVGAVRDVAVSSRTASGRVGVLSIATDGGRALLRGNDIRFAVRSVGGDILPSTYFSVDAERGADGRLARLTIRGNGNGHGVGMCQWGAVGRARAGQDFRAILRAYFPGATVERAE